A genomic stretch from Scheffersomyces stipitis CBS 6054 chromosome 6, complete sequence includes:
- the OLE2 gene encoding stearoyl-CoA desaturase (Acyl-CoA desaturase (Stearoyl-CoA desaturase) (Fatty acid desaturase) (Delta(9)-desaturase)~go_function oxidoreductase activity) — translation MAHSGSANQFISHASQLKNTHMKEMRRRKRDLLRRINYSYTFTVAVLPLLAFIYLLRTGESFIPQNNDTLVFCCIYYNLTMLAFTAGYHKYFTHNSFKVRYNWVKYFFAIFGSSVGLGPIRWWASLHRAHHHFTDDTEKDPYSIKRGFVWAHWGWLIRKPKITSFYNEFMEQEFPKNPEVNAIVNEVNVDQDDQDYSEYTSDDFARNSNYDEPLQQLLAWQERHYFVLFILTSFVVPVLVTVFFCSDTVVHGIIYPGLLRLFWCQQSLLSTESVCHLKSVQVTIPTQPFNDKNSSQNCNNPLVSFLTYGQAHQNYHHEFPHDYRGTSSFFAYDPTKWFIWTIDKLGLVEELCRTPENLIIQLRIQQQQQVINRMKSQLNWGTPISKLPLITPNDFKRIIASSSNKDRIYIVIQNIIHDITPFMDQHPGGVPLLKASHGKDATKAFYGGVYGHSTAAVNLLATMRIGMLDVGNNEEVWRRVAREEGEVEKSDEANHHSNSKSYRTAEAA, via the coding sequence ATGGCCCATTCCGGCTCTGCCAACCAGTTTATCAGTCATGCTTCACAACTCAAGAACACCCACATGAAAGAAATGCGTCGTAGAAAGAGAGACTTGTTGCGTAGAATCAACTACTCCTATACTTTCACGGTAGCAGTTCTACCATTGCTAGCATTCATATACTTGTTGCGCACTGGTGAGAGCTTCATTCCTCAGAACAACGACACCTTGGTGTTCTGCTGCATTTACTACAACTTGACCATGTTGGCATTCACAGCAGGCTACCATAAGTACTTTACCCATAACTCCTTTAAAGTCCGCTACAACTGGGTCAAGTACTTCTTCGCCATATTCGGCTCCTCCGTAGGCTTGGGACCCATAAGATGGTGGGCTTCATTGCATAGGGCACATCACCACTTTACGGATGATACTGAAAAGGACCCATATCTGATCAAGCGGGGCTTTGTGTGGGCTCATTGGGGGTGGTTGATCCGAAAACCCAAGATCACCAGCTTCTACAATGAGTTCATGGAACAGGAATTCCCCAAGAATCCGGAAGTGAATGCAATAGTAAACGAGGTAAACGTAGATCAGGATGATCAGGACTACAGCGAGTACACCCTGGACGATTTTGCCCGCAACAGCAATTACGACGAGCCGCTTCAGCAGTTGCTAGCGTGGCAGGAAAGACACTACTTTGTACTTTTCATATTGACATCATTTGTAGTACCCGTCTTGGTGACTGTGTTCTTCTGTAGCGATACTGTAGTACACGGTATCATCTATCCAGGCTTATTGCGGTTGTTCTGGTGCCAACAGTCACTTCTCTCTACGGAGTCGGTGTGCCACTTGAAAAGTGTTCAGGTAACCATTCCTACCCAGCCcttcaacgacaagaatTCGTCCCAAAACTGCAACAACCCGTTAGTTTCGTTCCTCACATATGGCCAGGCTCATCAGAACTACCACCACGAGTTTCCACACGACTACAGAGGTACCTCGTCATTCTTTGCATATGATCCTACCAAGTGGTTTATCTGGACTATCGATAAATTGGGCCTAGTGGAAGAATTGTGTAGAACGCCGGAAAACTTGATTATACAGCTCAGAatccagcaacagcaacaggTAATCAACCGGATGAAGTCGCAACTAAACTGGGGTACACCCATCTCTAAGCTCCCACTTATTACGCCTAATGACTTCAAGCGTATCatagcttcttcttcaaacaagGACCGCATCTATATAGTAATCCAAAACATCATCCACGATATCACACCGTTCATGGACCAGCATCCCGGAGGAGTCCCGCTTCTTAAAGCTTCTCACGGTAAAGATGCCACCAAAGCATTCTACGGAGGTGTATATGGCCATCTGACAGCAGCAGTCAATCTCTTGGCCACTATGCGAATCGGCATGTTGGATGTAGGAAATAACGAAGAAGTGTGGAGAAGAGTAgcaagagaagaaggagagGTGGAAAAGTCTGACGAAGCTAACCACCACAGCAACAGTAAGCTGTATCGAACCGCAGAAGCTGCCTGA
- the SNF12 gene encoding subunit of SWI/SNF transcription activation complex (73 kDa subunit of the SWI/SNF transcription activation complex, homolog of Rsc6p subunit of the RSC chromatin remodeling complex) — translation MPPIPQRHAPVVNKPRPATNATPALSYTPTDTSIPPSLYSKIPSLELYKKLEDAERGIDLLISRKALDFQAIQQKTIHPSNFKGETGVLRVFVYNTCDNQPWQKQLLHEQGMPVADATSAEASWTLRVEGRFLGDHKQDAINPETEALKFSSFLSALSIDLLPNDDYPALQNSQSNIIEWRNDLVDQKPNSASFDGLDIKRNGVFKINTKIALLVKSHAATFKLSDEMAQFTGKHESTQQELIYLVWQYVLYKNLFRKTESLTKVDAVSTSNIVTEPMNQDDDEDDLTVVQADEVLQNLLNVKTFKFSDLYKLLQPHFKPRAPVIIDYTVDTSKSSTLGQTVIDIPIELPLNLSKIQKELVDLNKVAFENLTRADNTISQLNSRISLGIVALQNAHGREKFYRELSEDPVKFIESWIETQAETLKALKSDEGYDEELVRRAKYFEDNEHLIREKLDLLLGASRF, via the coding sequence ATGCCACCAATTCCACAACGTCACGCTCCAGTCGTCAACAAACCTCGTCCTGCTACCAATGCGACACCAGCACTCTCATACACGCCCACAGACACTTCGATCCCCCCTAGTCTCTACTCCAAGATTCCTAGCTTGGAGCTCTACAAAAAGCTTGAAGATGCTGAACGCGGAATCGATTTACTTATTCTGAGAAAAGCACTCGACTTCCAGGCCATTCAACAGAAGACGATTCACCCTTCTAATTTCAAAGGCGAGACTGGCGTGTTACGTGTCTTTGTCTACAACACCTGCGACAACCAACCTTGGCAAAAGCAATTGCTTCACGAACAGGGCATGCCTGTAGCAGATGCCACTTCGGCGGAGGCTTCGTGGACATTGCGTGTAGAAGGTCGTTTTCTCGGTGATCATAAGCAAGATGCTATCAACCCCGAAACGGAAGCATTGAAGTTCTCGTCGTTCTTGTCGGCTCTCTCAATCGACTTGCTTCCCAACGACGATTACCCGGCTCTCCAAAACTCGCAGTCCAACATCATCGAGTGGAGAAACGACCTCGTAGACCAGAAGCCCAACTCTGCCAGTTTTGATGGCTTGGATATCAAACGTAACGGTGtattcaagatcaacaccAAAATCGCTCTTTTGGTCAAGAGCCATGCTGCGACATTCAAGCTCAGCGACGAAATGGCCCAGTTCACAGGAAAGCATGAATCAACACAACAGGAGTTGATCTATCTCGTATGGCAATATGTTTTGTATAAAAATCTCTTCCGTAAAACGGAATCTCTCACCAAAGTCGATGCAGTTTCTACGTCGAACATCGTCACTGAACCCATGAACCAGGACGACGATGAGGACGATCTCACTGTAGTTCAGGCTGACGAAGTGTTGCAGAATCTCTTGAATGTGAAAaccttcaagttctctgaTTTGTACAAGTTGTTGCAACCTCATTTCAAACCCAGGGCGCCTGTAATCATCGACTATACTGTGGATACAAGTAAGTCGTCTACTTTGGGCCAGACAGTGATTGATATTCCTATCGAGTTGCCTTTAAATCTCTCaaagatccagaaggagttggTAGATCTCAACAAGGTGGCGTTTGAAAACCTCACCAGGGCTGACAACACCATACTGCAGTTGAACTCAAGAATTTCTTTGGGTATAGTAGCTCTTCAAAATGCTCATGGTAGAGAAAAATTCTACAGAGAGTTGAGCGAAGACCCAGTCAAGTTCATAGAGAGTTGGATTGAAACTCAAGCTGAAACCTTGAAGGCACTTAAGAGCGACGAGGGCTACGACGAAGAGCTCGTCAGAAGAGCAAAGTATTTCGAAGACAACGAGCACTTGATCAGAGAAAAACTTGATCTTTTGCTTGGAGCAAGCAGATTCTAG
- a CDS encoding predicted protein, with product MDANLDPSITGQDIFHASTLDRSNDIHNDLDRHHDHVHHHEDEDDHANVFRLNEYVAEHSHADESTATAALIQFNSMVSGDSGTSVIGGGSSGVSGGSGVDTAANYYIQSETYAEEISPPAEKPTSIVKLVEYDPSGKPKRLGRPRKNITNSLAPPENSSSKNLNGAILSKFRLDSQPLEGPGSRGGRQGGRKSPRGRVTSSTMRKRKQQQLNFVVDKEKTAVYTKLKDEETPQVISEMSSEPQGTPDVRSDYDAEGSVELLEDATGNLVTESPKSLPEKTKKPKETKKSEKKRTATKSERNKKEGSKPETGKQVESLLETSKRKIKHSQTASKRSKNSRLVSVSRTTVLNSVNRLSRQLPGPLIGLHYDLYDENILNAPQNIIATSEKIALGFPVKESPYASDILTIVAFLMKFQKVTDIYGIGPKNIEEGLSLPIFALGKESEENGNEEQESFQSDRKYDPKYVSDEMNQLFYRLLTLVLNRKKPIHSHGKAIAELKTMSVVLGLPKEWKEQPIPSAEKTAIEEVTFSPVDPSKEILLSKIPETIEPKVKYNPFYSTEFERYGLEGLENPVDRLILLRTLLQWSLTSSDLMKNYISQNLQAQDIPGDKDSQYAAVSILKGFKYTEALKKEAEIKLSKRKSEEGVKYVDPTSNPLNHCLELRLNEHLVGDLGFHAGRFFLCRMWGEDNGGLSSIKKMKTTWSTSASLRVELPSNFKLYVQDVYSMLVGALTNDGIEFDEDGKEVESLTVQPGSTWYEVASNSEELANFVDYLASRLGINSDVSAPTVIPMTSMIYKPALNLHDYLSSVLPLVSEQEHLQSEKRSSRSKSINYSDAKASEEYLAMLEEEGVIEHHEEAGDDDYEDDEVLEVQDDDEEEYED from the exons ATGGATGCAAATCTAGACCCGTCTATAACTGGGCAAGATATTTTCCATGCCTCGACTCTTGATAGAAGCAACGACATCCACAACGATTTAGACCGCCACCATGATCATGTCCATCATcatgaagacgaagatgaccACGCCAATGTCTTTCGTCTCAATGAATATGTTGCAGAACACAGCCATGCTGATGAAAGCACTGCTACTGCTGCATTGATCCAATTCAATAGTATGGTTTCTGGTGATTCTGGTACTTCTGTAATAGGTGGTGGATCATCTGGTGTTTCTGGAGGTTCTGGTGTTGATACTGCTGCGAACTACTACATTCAAAGTGAAACATACGCCGAAGAAATCTCGCCTCCTGCTGAAAAACCAACCTCTATAGTAAAACTTGTAGAATACGATCCTAGTGGAAAACCTAAAAGATTGGGTCGTCCTCGTAAAAACATCACTAATAGTTTAGCCCCACCTGAAAACTCTTCTtcgaagaatttgaatGGAGCTATTTTATCGAAGTTTAGATTGGATTCGCAGCCATTGGAGGGTCCAGGTTCTAGAGGTGGAAGACAGGGTGGTAGAAAGAGCCCACGAGGACGTGTCACATCTTCTACTATGAGGAAAAGgaagcagcaacaactcaaTTTCGTTGTAGATAAAGAAAAAACAGCAGTCTATACTAAGCTTAAGGACGAAGAAACGCCGCAGGTAATTTCTGAAATGAGCTCAGAACCTCAGGGTACGCCAGATGTACGATCTGATTACGATGCAGAAGGAAGTGTAGAATTGCTAGAAGATGCCACTGGCAATCTAGTAACTGAATCTCCTAAAAGCCTACCAGAAAAGACTAAGAAACCAAAAGAGACTAAGAAGTcagaaaaaaagagaaCAGCAACTAAATCAGAGAGGAATAAAAAAGAAGGTAGTAAACCAGAAACCGGtaaacaagttgaaagttTACTTGAGACTCTGAAGAGGAAAATAAAACATAGTCAAACTGCTTCAAAgagactgaaaaattccagaCTCGTATCGGTGAGTAGAACCACCGTTCTTAATTCAGTAAACCGTTTGAGTCGTCAATTACCGGGACCATTGATTGGACTTCATTATGACTTGTACGATGAAAATATCCTCAATGCACCACAGAACATCATCGctacttctgaaaagaTCGCATTGGGTTTCCCTGTTAAGGAATCACCCTATGCTAGTGACATCTTGACTATCGTCGCATTTTTGATGAAGTTTCAAAAGGTGACAGACATATATGGAATAGGTCCTAAAAACATAGAGGAAGGACTCAGTTTACCAATTTTTGCCCTAGGCAAAGAATccgaagaaaatggaaatgaagaacagG aaagCTTCCAGTCAGATCGCAAGTATGATCCAAAGTATGTATCGGACGAAATgaatcaacttttctaTAGACTTCTTACTTTGGTTTTGAACAGAAAAAAGCCTATCCACTCACATGGGAAAGCAATTGCGGAATTGAAGACGATGTCGGTCGTACTTGGATTACCCaaagaatggaaagaaCAACCGATTCCTTCAGCGGAGAAGACTGCGATTGAAGAGGTTACGTTTAGTCCAGTAGATCCCAGTAAAGAGATTCTTTTATCTAAGATTCCAGAAACAATAGAGCCAAAAGTTAAGTACAATCCGTTTTATTCAACTGAGTTTGAAAGATATGGATTGGAAGGCTTAGAGAACCCAGTGGATCGTTTGATTCTCTTGCGTACTTTGCTTCAATGGAGTTTGACTTCCTCGgatttgatgaagaactATATTTCGCAGAACCTCCAAGCCCAAGACATTCCGGGTGACAAAGATTCGCAGTATGCTGCTGTTTCCATTCTCAAGGGTTTCAAGTACACTGAAGCCTTAAAGAAGGAGGCAGAGATCAAGTTGTCTAAACGTaaatctgaagaaggtgTCAAATATGTCGATCCAACTTCCAATCCCCTTAACCATTGCTTGGAACTAAGATTGAATGAGCATTTGGTTGGCGACTTGGGTTTCCATGCTGGAAGGTTTTTTCTCTGCCGTATGTGGGGTGAAGACAACGGTGGTCTATCTTCCAtcaaaaagatgaaaaccACCTGGTCCACTTCTGCCAGCTTACGAGTAGAGCTTCCTTCGAACTTCAAGCTCTATGTTCAAGATGTATATAGCATGTTGGTTGGTGCTTTAACTAACGATGGAATAGAGTTTGACGAagatggaaaagaagtcgaaTCTTTAACTGTGCAACctggttcaacttggtATGAAGTAGCCTCAAATAGTGAAGAGCTTGCTAATTTTGTAGACTACTTGGCCAGTCGTTTGGGAATAAACAGCGATGTGTCTGCTCCAACTGTCATTCCTATGACTTCAATGATCTACAAGCCAGCGTTGAACCTTCATGACTACTTGTCATCTGTTTTGCCGTTAGTATCGgaacaagaacatcttCAA TCAGAGAAGCGGAGCTCGAGACTGAAATCCATCAACTACAGTGATGCCAAGGCGTCCGAAGAGTATCTTGCCATgctagaagaagaaggggTAATTGAACATCATGAAGAAGCGGGCGACGACGATtacgaagatgacgaagtaTTAGAAGTGCaagacgatgatgaagaagagtatgaGGATTAA